Proteins encoded together in one Astatotilapia calliptera chromosome 7, fAstCal1.2, whole genome shotgun sequence window:
- the cryba4 gene encoding beta-crystallin A4, which translates to MTHHCTKFSGHWKIIVFDEECFQGRRHEFTSECCNVMEFGFETVRSLRVESGAWVGYEHASYQGQQFVLERGEYPQPDAFGGSNAYHIERLTSFRPIACANHRECRMTIYERENFLGRKGELSDDYPSLQAMGWCNNEVGSLRIHSGAFVCYQYPGYRGYQYIMECDRHCGEYKHFREFGSHCQTPQIQSIRRIQQ; encoded by the exons ATGACTCACCATTGCACCAAGTTCTCCGGCCACTGGAAG ATCATTGTCTTCGATGAGGAATGCTTCCAGGGACGCCGCCATGAGTTCACCTCTGAGTGCTGCAATGTGATGGAGTTTGGCTTTGAGACCGTTCGCTCCCTCAGGGTGGAGAGTGGAGC CTGGGTGGGTTATGAGCATGCCTCCTATCAGGGACAGCAGTTTGTCCTGGAGCGGGGAGAGTACCCCCAGCCTGATGCTTTTGGAGGTAGCAATGCCTATCACATTGAGAGACTGACCTCCTTCAGACCCATTGCCTGTGCT AACCACAGAGAGTGTCGTATGACTATCTATGAGCGTGAGAACTTCCTGGGCCGTAAGGGTGAGCTCAGCGACGATTACCCCTCCCTCCAGGCCATGGGTTGGTGCAACAATGAAGTTGGCTCTCTAAGGATCCATTCTGGAGC ATTTGTCTGCTACCAGTATCCTGGTTATCGTGGATACCAATATATCATGGAGTGCGATCGTCACTGTGGGGAGTACAAACACTTCAGGGAGTTTGGCTCTCACTGCCAGACCCCTCAGATCCAGTCCATCCGCCGTATTCAGCAGTAA